The Algoriphagus sanaruensis genome window below encodes:
- a CDS encoding SusD/RagB family nutrient-binding outer membrane lipoprotein, translating to MKRFIYGLTVATTLVFATSCDEKLDELLENPNAVNATTASPDFLLNRIQLDYKDLWYGISDRGARLTRIINQGAALYESAYTAVSTNGTWSNAYANILADINFLLPLAEEANFQRHLGIAKTIKAMVLMDLVDTYGDVPFSEALNADNFNPKTDNGQAVYAAALALLNEASAHFTAATSGAPNDYFYNRNYTRWGKLVNTLKLKYYLNTKLVDAAASTAGINALVSGGNLLGTGDDFVFRFGTTAADPDSRHPKFAGQYTAGGGDYQSTYYMHHLTVEKGFDDPRVRYYMYRQVLTNTTNVDEQECVSQIAPPHYLVGGYPYCNPEGNKGYWGRDHLDPDGIPPDGLKRTAYGTFPSGGRFDNNSGAPVNNINLGARGAGIHPIMLASYVDFMLAEAALTLGTTGDAKAYLTAGITKHMNYVRTFSVGAGEGATITAFEPNDQFARNVGNYVDYVAAEYDSQANNDSKMNIIGREYWLSLFGNGMEAYNLYRRTGKPANMQPALEAAPGPFVRSFLYPNNYIVTNTNAVQKQSLAVQVFWDKNPASPWIY from the coding sequence ATGAAAAGATTTATATATGGCCTGACTGTAGCGACGACTTTGGTTTTTGCGACGTCTTGCGATGAGAAATTAGATGAGTTGTTGGAAAACCCAAATGCGGTTAACGCCACTACAGCTTCTCCTGATTTCCTTTTGAATAGAATCCAGTTGGATTATAAAGATTTATGGTATGGGATTTCTGATCGTGGTGCGAGATTAACTCGTATCATCAATCAAGGTGCTGCACTTTATGAATCAGCTTACACTGCGGTATCTACAAATGGTACTTGGTCAAATGCTTACGCTAACATTTTGGCAGATATCAACTTCCTGTTGCCATTGGCAGAGGAGGCAAACTTCCAAAGACATTTAGGTATTGCTAAGACGATCAAAGCAATGGTTTTGATGGATTTGGTTGATACTTATGGTGATGTTCCTTTCTCAGAGGCGTTGAATGCTGATAACTTCAATCCTAAGACTGATAATGGTCAAGCAGTTTATGCAGCTGCTCTTGCCCTTTTGAATGAAGCAAGTGCTCACTTTACTGCAGCTACTTCTGGTGCACCAAACGATTATTTCTACAATAGAAACTATACGCGTTGGGGTAAATTGGTGAACACTTTAAAATTGAAGTATTACCTAAATACTAAGCTTGTAGATGCTGCTGCTTCTACAGCTGGTATTAATGCTTTGGTTTCCGGTGGTAACTTGTTGGGAACTGGTGATGACTTTGTATTCCGTTTTGGTACTACTGCTGCTGACCCAGATTCTAGACATCCAAAATTTGCTGGTCAGTACACAGCTGGTGGGGGTGATTACCAGTCTACTTACTACATGCATCATTTGACCGTAGAAAAAGGATTTGATGATCCACGAGTAAGATATTATATGTATCGTCAGGTATTGACTAACACTACCAACGTGGATGAGCAAGAATGTGTATCTCAAATCGCTCCTCCTCACTACTTGGTAGGTGGTTACCCCTACTGTAATCCAGAAGGAAACAAAGGTTATTGGGGTAGAGATCACTTGGATCCAGATGGTATTCCACCAGATGGTTTGAAACGAACTGCTTATGGTACATTCCCTTCAGGTGGTCGTTTTGATAACAATTCTGGTGCTCCGGTGAATAATATTAACTTAGGAGCTAGAGGGGCTGGTATTCATCCAATTATGTTGGCTTCCTATGTTGATTTTATGTTAGCTGAGGCTGCTTTGACATTGGGAACTACTGGTGATGCTAAAGCTTACCTTACAGCTGGTATCACCAAGCACATGAACTATGTGAGAACATTCTCTGTAGGTGCTGGTGAAGGTGCGACAATTACTGCATTTGAGCCTAATGATCAGTTTGCAAGAAACGTAGGTAACTATGTGGATTATGTTGCTGCTGAATATGATTCTCAAGCTAACAATGATTCAAAAATGAACATCATCGGTAGAGAATACTGGTTGTCTCTATTTGGTAACGGAATGGAAGCTTATAACCTTTACAGAAGAACTGGTAAGCCTGCTAACATGCAGCCTGCTTTGGAAGCAGCTCCAGGACCATTTGTAAGATCATTCCTATATCCAAACAACTACATTGTAACAAATACCAATGCAGTTCAGAAACAGAGTCTTGCGGTACAAGTGTTCTGGGATAAAAATCCTGCTTCACCTTGGATTTATTAA
- a CDS encoding 2-oxoglutarate dehydrogenase E1 component, with product MDKFSYIANAHVSYIDELYASYKNDPTSIDPSWKEFFDGFDFALANYGQEETSGSSKLPTNDSVKNGALATPGTMMDMEQLPKEIKVRALIHAHRSRAHLRSKTNPVRERRDRKALIDPQDFGLGEIDMNTVFQAGSEIGIGSAKLSDIIQALKTIYEGPMGFEYLYIRDPEMLDWFKTKVEKEALAFNPSNDEKKRILFKLNQAVVFENFLHTKYLGQKRFSLEGGESTIPFLDAVINTSASNGVEEVMIGMAHRGRLNVLANIMGKTYEQIFSEFEGTAKPDLTMGDGDVKYHMGYSSDIVTPEGNKVHLKLAPNPSHLEAVNPVVEGFIRAKIDHEHKGNAKKALPILIHGDAAVAGQGIVYEVTQMAGLKGYNTGGTIHFVINNQVGFTTDFDDARTSIYCTDVAKIIDAPVIHVNGDNAEAVVFAAKLAAEFRQKFSKDIFVDMVCYRRHGHNESDEPKFTQPELYNIISKHPNPREIYVKRLTERGDFDAKIAAQMDEEFRQLLQDRLNMVKEKPLPYQATKFEREWGTLRRSKPEDFEVSPETGIGQEAINEVAEALTAIPKGFKPIKQIEVQMKQRKDMFFESKELNWAAAELLAYGSLLLEGKTVRITGQDVQRGTFSHRHAVIHDANTNQPYNSLKEMKERKGQFHIYNSLLSEYAVLGFEYGYAMANPNSLTIWEGQFGDFANGAQTMIDQFISSGESKWQKMNGIVMLLPHGYEGQGPEHSNARPERFLQLSAEYNMVVANVTEPSNFFHLLRRQLTWEFRKPCVVMSPKSLLRHPKVVSPLSEFTSGRFREVLGDSTVSPKDVKRVILCTGKIYYDLEEAREKDKIKNVAIIRVEQLHPLPKKQILEILKQYKGAEVVWVQEEPENMGYWNYLLRLLYKDLPMNVIARKTSASPATGYNKVHVEEQKNIVSQALKL from the coding sequence ATGGATAAATTCTCTTACATAGCGAATGCTCATGTCTCATACATAGACGAGCTTTATGCTTCTTACAAAAATGATCCTACCTCAATAGACCCAAGCTGGAAAGAATTTTTTGATGGTTTTGATTTTGCTTTGGCAAATTATGGTCAGGAAGAAACTAGTGGTAGTTCAAAATTACCAACAAATGATTCTGTCAAAAATGGAGCTCTAGCTACTCCAGGCACCATGATGGATATGGAGCAATTACCGAAGGAAATAAAGGTTAGAGCTCTTATTCATGCGCATCGTTCTAGGGCACACCTTAGATCTAAGACCAATCCAGTAAGAGAAAGAAGAGACCGTAAGGCGTTGATCGATCCACAAGATTTCGGTCTTGGTGAAATTGATATGAACACGGTATTTCAAGCAGGTTCTGAAATTGGAATTGGTTCAGCAAAACTTTCAGATATCATTCAAGCTTTAAAGACCATTTATGAGGGTCCGATGGGATTTGAATATCTCTATATCAGAGACCCAGAAATGCTTGATTGGTTTAAAACCAAAGTTGAAAAAGAAGCTTTAGCTTTCAATCCATCTAATGATGAGAAAAAGAGGATTCTATTTAAACTTAATCAAGCGGTTGTATTTGAGAATTTTCTTCATACCAAGTATTTAGGACAAAAACGTTTTTCACTAGAAGGTGGTGAAAGTACTATTCCGTTCTTGGATGCTGTAATTAATACTTCTGCTTCAAACGGAGTTGAGGAAGTGATGATTGGGATGGCGCATAGAGGACGTCTAAATGTGCTAGCCAATATTATGGGTAAAACCTATGAACAAATTTTCTCCGAATTTGAAGGAACTGCAAAGCCTGATCTGACCATGGGGGATGGTGATGTGAAATACCACATGGGTTATTCTTCTGACATTGTCACCCCAGAAGGCAATAAAGTTCACCTAAAATTAGCCCCAAACCCTTCTCACTTAGAGGCTGTAAATCCAGTAGTAGAAGGATTTATCAGGGCAAAGATTGATCATGAACATAAAGGAAATGCAAAAAAAGCTTTGCCTATTTTGATTCATGGAGATGCTGCAGTAGCAGGTCAAGGTATTGTTTATGAAGTGACTCAGATGGCTGGTTTGAAAGGTTACAATACCGGAGGTACCATCCATTTTGTCATTAATAATCAGGTTGGTTTTACTACCGATTTTGATGATGCCAGAACTTCTATTTATTGCACAGATGTAGCCAAAATCATTGATGCTCCTGTCATCCACGTAAATGGTGATAATGCAGAAGCGGTCGTATTTGCTGCGAAACTAGCTGCTGAGTTTCGTCAGAAGTTCAGCAAGGACATTTTTGTAGATATGGTGTGCTATAGAAGACATGGACATAATGAATCTGATGAGCCTAAATTCACCCAGCCTGAGCTTTATAATATCATTTCCAAACATCCGAATCCAAGAGAAATCTACGTAAAACGCTTAACCGAGCGCGGTGACTTCGATGCAAAAATCGCAGCCCAGATGGATGAAGAATTTCGTCAATTGCTTCAGGATCGTTTGAATATGGTGAAGGAAAAACCTCTTCCATATCAAGCGACTAAGTTTGAAAGAGAATGGGGTACACTTAGAAGATCTAAGCCTGAGGACTTTGAGGTTTCCCCTGAAACGGGCATTGGACAGGAAGCTATTAATGAGGTGGCTGAAGCTTTAACCGCCATTCCTAAAGGGTTCAAGCCGATCAAGCAGATTGAAGTTCAAATGAAGCAGCGAAAAGATATGTTCTTTGAATCTAAAGAACTTAACTGGGCTGCAGCGGAATTATTGGCTTATGGTTCTTTGCTTTTAGAGGGGAAAACCGTTCGAATTACCGGTCAGGATGTTCAAAGAGGTACATTTTCTCATAGACATGCAGTAATTCATGATGCAAATACCAATCAGCCTTACAACTCCCTTAAGGAGATGAAGGAACGAAAGGGTCAATTTCATATTTACAATTCGCTTCTTTCCGAGTATGCTGTTTTGGGTTTTGAGTATGGTTATGCCATGGCAAATCCGAATTCTTTGACGATTTGGGAAGGTCAATTTGGAGACTTTGCAAATGGTGCACAAACCATGATCGACCAATTTATTTCCTCCGGGGAATCTAAATGGCAAAAAATGAATGGAATTGTAATGCTTCTTCCACATGGATATGAAGGTCAAGGACCGGAGCATTCCAATGCTCGACCAGAACGTTTCTTGCAACTCTCTGCTGAGTACAATATGGTTGTTGCTAATGTTACTGAACCTTCTAACTTTTTCCATTTATTGAGAAGACAGCTGACTTGGGAGTTTAGAAAACCTTGTGTGGTTATGTCTCCTAAATCGTTGCTACGCCATCCAAAAGTAGTTTCTCCATTGTCAGAATTTACCTCTGGAAGATTCAGAGAGGTTTTAGGAGATTCAACCGTTTCTCCTAAGGACGTGAAGCGCGTAATTCTTTGTACAGGTAAAATTTATTATGACTTGGAGGAAGCACGTGAGAAAGATAAAATCAAGAATGTAGCGATCATTCGAGTTGAGCAACTGCATCCGCTTCCGAAAAAACAGATTCTAGAGATTCTGAAGCAATATAAAGGCGCTGAGGTGGTTTGGGTTCAAGAAGAGCCTGAAAACATGGGTTACTGGAATTACCTTCTTCGATTGTTGTACAAAGACCTTCCTATGAATGTGATCGCACGTAAAACCAGTGCTTCTCCAGCTACCGGATATAACAAAGTTCACGTCGAGGAACAAAAAAACATTGTTTCCCAAGCGTTAAAACTTTAA
- the odhB gene encoding 2-oxoglutarate dehydrogenase complex dihydrolipoyllysine-residue succinyltransferase produces the protein MSKEMRVPTVGESISEVTVGQWFKKDGDLVQLDEVLCELESDKATFEFPSEASGILRIKAQEGDTVEIGGLICLIEEATEASSSAPSSQPSTPSAVKPAASGEVKDMIVPTVGESITEVTLANWIKKDGDFVTLDEIIAEVDSDKATFELPAEATGILRHVAKEGDVLEIGGMICKIEVTDAAPVAEAPASSAAPASQASSSSANYASGHASPAASKILAEKGIAPTSVAGSGKDGRITKEDAMSAQKPTPVAQATPAADPKVAEAAPVVPGSRNVRREKMSSLRKTVSRRLVAVKNETAMLTTFNEVNMKPIMDLRSKYKDQFKEKHGVGLGFMSFFTKAVCVALQEWPAVNAMIDGNEIVYNDFCDISIAVSAPKGLVVPVVRNAEAMSFDQIEKEIVRLAGKARDNKLSIEEMTGGTFTITNGGVFGSMMSTPIINAPQSAILGMHNIVERPMAVNGEVKILPMMYVALSYDHRIIDGRESVSFLVRVKQLLEDPTRLLFGV, from the coding sequence ATGAGCAAAGAAATGAGAGTGCCTACCGTAGGCGAATCAATATCCGAAGTGACAGTAGGTCAGTGGTTTAAAAAAGACGGTGACCTGGTTCAATTAGATGAAGTCTTATGTGAATTAGAATCCGATAAAGCTACGTTTGAATTTCCTTCTGAAGCTTCTGGAATCTTGAGAATTAAGGCGCAAGAAGGAGATACTGTAGAAATCGGAGGCTTGATTTGCTTGATCGAAGAAGCTACGGAAGCTAGTTCCTCTGCTCCATCTTCCCAACCTTCCACTCCTTCGGCTGTTAAACCTGCAGCTTCAGGTGAGGTTAAGGATATGATTGTTCCTACGGTCGGTGAGTCAATCACAGAAGTTACACTTGCAAACTGGATCAAAAAAGACGGGGATTTTGTCACTTTGGATGAAATCATCGCTGAAGTAGATTCAGATAAAGCAACTTTTGAATTGCCAGCTGAAGCCACGGGTATTCTTAGACATGTTGCTAAAGAAGGTGATGTACTGGAAATTGGAGGGATGATTTGCAAAATCGAAGTTACGGATGCAGCTCCTGTAGCGGAGGCACCGGCAAGTTCAGCAGCACCTGCTTCGCAGGCCAGCTCTTCCTCTGCAAACTATGCTTCTGGTCATGCCTCACCAGCTGCATCTAAAATTTTGGCAGAAAAAGGAATCGCTCCCACTTCAGTAGCCGGTTCTGGTAAAGATGGTAGAATTACAAAAGAAGACGCGATGAGTGCTCAGAAGCCTACTCCAGTTGCTCAGGCAACTCCAGCTGCCGATCCTAAAGTAGCTGAAGCTGCTCCTGTAGTTCCTGGATCCAGAAATGTGAGAAGAGAAAAAATGTCTTCTTTGAGAAAGACTGTTTCTCGACGATTGGTCGCAGTGAAAAATGAAACTGCAATGTTGACCACTTTCAATGAGGTCAACATGAAGCCAATCATGGATTTAAGATCCAAATACAAAGATCAATTCAAAGAAAAGCATGGCGTAGGATTGGGCTTTATGTCCTTCTTTACTAAAGCCGTTTGTGTGGCACTTCAAGAGTGGCCGGCAGTAAATGCTATGATCGATGGGAATGAAATCGTGTACAATGATTTCTGTGATATTTCAATTGCGGTTTCAGCTCCAAAAGGATTGGTGGTACCAGTGGTTAGAAATGCTGAAGCTATGTCATTTGATCAAATTGAAAAAGAGATTGTCCGTCTTGCCGGTAAAGCTAGAGACAATAAACTTTCTATTGAAGAAATGACTGGTGGAACCTTCACCATTACCAATGGTGGGGTATTTGGTTCCATGATGTCTACTCCAATCATCAATGCTCCTCAATCAGCAATTTTGGGAATGCATAATATTGTAGAAAGACCAATGGCTGTAAACGGTGAGGTGAAAATTCTTCCAATGATGTACGTGGCGCTTTCTTATGACCACCGAATCATCGACGGCCGTGAATCCGTTAGCTTCTTGGTAAGAGTGAAGCAACTGCTTGAGGATCCTACTAGATTGTTGTTTGGGGTTTAA
- the lpdA gene encoding dihydrolipoyl dehydrogenase, translated as MYDVIVIGSGPGGYVAAIRCAQLGMKTALVEKYSTLGGTCLNVGCIPSKALLDSSEHYHNASHTFTTHGIELKDLKVNLGQMINRKNEVVKQNTDGIQFLMKKNKIDVHQGLGSFVNNTTVKVTKEDGSSSEIQGKNIIIATGSKPSSLPFIKLDKDRVITSTEALNLKEIPKHLVVIGGGVIGLELGSVYARLGAKVSVVEFMDSIIPTMDRTMGKELQKSLKKIGFEFYLKHKVTSVENKGKEVTVKADNGKGEIVEISGDYVLVSIGRRPYTDGLNAEAAGVKITERGQIEVNDHLQTNVPNIYAIGDVVKGAMLAHKAEEEGVFVAETLAGQKPHINYNLIPGVVYTWPEVASVGYTEEQLKEKGIKYKAGKFPFMASGRARASMDTDGLVKVLADAETDEILGVHMIGPRTADMIAEAVVAMEYRASAEDISRMSHAHPTYTEAFKEACLAATDNRALHV; from the coding sequence ATGTACGACGTTATAGTAATTGGCTCCGGTCCCGGAGGGTATGTAGCAGCGATTCGTTGCGCACAATTAGGGATGAAAACAGCCTTAGTTGAAAAATATTCCACTTTGGGTGGTACCTGCTTGAACGTGGGTTGTATTCCGTCCAAAGCCCTTTTGGATTCCTCTGAACATTATCACAACGCTTCTCATACTTTCACCACTCATGGGATAGAACTGAAGGACCTGAAGGTAAACTTAGGCCAGATGATCAACCGTAAAAATGAGGTAGTGAAGCAAAATACGGATGGGATTCAGTTTTTGATGAAAAAGAACAAAATCGATGTTCATCAAGGCCTGGGTTCTTTCGTGAACAATACCACGGTGAAAGTCACCAAGGAAGATGGTTCATCCTCTGAAATCCAAGGTAAAAATATCATTATCGCAACTGGCTCAAAGCCATCTTCTTTGCCTTTCATCAAACTGGATAAAGACCGCGTAATTACATCCACGGAAGCTTTGAATTTGAAAGAGATTCCTAAGCATCTGGTAGTGATCGGTGGTGGGGTAATTGGACTTGAACTTGGATCCGTGTATGCCCGATTGGGAGCGAAGGTTTCCGTGGTTGAATTCATGGATTCCATTATTCCTACGATGGACCGTACCATGGGTAAAGAGCTTCAAAAATCGCTGAAGAAAATCGGCTTTGAGTTTTACCTAAAACACAAAGTGACTTCTGTAGAGAACAAAGGAAAAGAAGTGACCGTGAAGGCGGACAATGGCAAGGGTGAAATTGTGGAAATCTCCGGTGATTACGTGTTGGTGTCTATCGGTAGAAGACCCTATACCGACGGCCTAAATGCCGAAGCAGCTGGTGTGAAAATCACTGAAAGAGGTCAAATAGAAGTAAACGATCACCTTCAGACCAATGTGCCAAATATCTATGCTATCGGCGACGTGGTGAAAGGCGCAATGCTGGCTCATAAAGCTGAAGAAGAAGGTGTATTTGTTGCTGAAACATTGGCTGGTCAAAAGCCACATATCAATTATAATTTGATCCCAGGTGTTGTATATACTTGGCCTGAAGTGGCATCGGTAGGTTATACCGAAGAGCAATTGAAGGAAAAAGGAATTAAGTACAAAGCTGGGAAATTCCCATTCATGGCTTCTGGTCGTGCTAGAGCGTCTATGGATACGGATGGATTAGTAAAGGTACTGGCTGATGCTGAAACAGATGAGATCCTCGGAGTTCACATGATTGGTCCAAGAACGGCAGATATGATCGCTGAAGCAGTTGTTGCTATGGAATATCGAGCTTCTGCAGAGGATATTTCTCGAATGTCACATGCGCACCCTACTTATACCGAAGCTTTCAAAGAGGCCTGCTTGGCTGCGACAGACAATCGAGCACTTCATGTGTGA
- a CDS encoding Rossmann-like and DUF2520 domain-containing protein has translation MKFKIAILGAGNLAWHLAPALEDAGHVITEVYARELSKAYSITERLYSASAKDDLDFSESNAQIYILAVKDSAISELADQIILPEESILVHTSGTIPLEILGYSSASYTGIFYPLQSFTKGRKMDLDEVPFLVESDDESTLQKLKKLAKSLSPLCYQVRSKDRKAIHVAAVFASNFSNHMIRIAEEIMRRQGVDFEMLKPLIIETISKSLQLGAKNAQTGPAIREDYETLEEHHRFLAYNDQIAEIYRLISQDIIDS, from the coding sequence ATGAAGTTCAAAATCGCCATTTTGGGTGCAGGAAATTTGGCTTGGCATTTAGCTCCAGCCCTTGAAGATGCAGGACATGTGATCACAGAAGTTTATGCACGTGAACTGAGTAAAGCTTATTCAATTACTGAACGGTTGTATAGTGCATCGGCAAAGGATGATTTGGATTTCTCAGAGAGTAATGCGCAGATTTATATTTTGGCAGTGAAAGACTCTGCAATTTCCGAATTGGCCGACCAGATTATCCTTCCTGAAGAAAGTATCCTAGTTCATACTTCTGGAACCATACCTTTGGAAATTCTTGGCTACAGTTCGGCCTCTTATACTGGTATTTTCTATCCCCTACAATCCTTTACCAAGGGAAGGAAAATGGATTTAGATGAGGTGCCATTTTTAGTGGAATCAGATGATGAATCCACGCTTCAAAAGTTGAAAAAGCTAGCAAAAAGCCTGTCTCCACTTTGTTATCAAGTTCGATCAAAGGACCGAAAAGCAATACACGTCGCAGCAGTATTTGCAAGCAATTTCTCAAATCATATGATTCGAATTGCCGAAGAAATTATGAGGAGACAAGGGGTCGATTTTGAAATGCTTAAACCCTTGATCATCGAAACTATATCTAAAAGTCTTCAATTAGGAGCAAAGAATGCGCAGACTGGTCCTGCAATTCGAGAGGATTATGAGACCCTTGAAGAACACCATCGATTTTTGGCATACAACGATCAAATTGCAGAAATCTACCGCTTGATTTCGCAAGATATTATCGATTCATAG
- a CDS encoding DUF2589 domain-containing protein, with amino-acid sequence MSYVNRTLRSLPFGRIIGGPMIAAIQAQALAAKSTVNFIKEVGFKGAAEEQDGNADENMGDVRNVTFKYKRKAAGGSGTGNEPGEEEVSLTVPILTIVPIPYIRIEEMTIQFTANITEQQEYKSASASSGSVATDTTMNFKAGGFLSPVKFNLNAKVSTRNNWSSSNSNKVNTSTQYTIDIQVKAVQDEMPAGLAKVLNIMEEAILEKPAAGGGS; translated from the coding sequence ATGAGTTACGTAAATCGAACCCTTCGGTCCCTTCCATTTGGAAGAATTATTGGTGGACCTATGATCGCAGCCATTCAGGCACAGGCCCTCGCAGCAAAGTCGACGGTTAATTTTATCAAAGAAGTTGGATTTAAAGGAGCGGCAGAAGAGCAAGATGGGAATGCAGATGAAAACATGGGTGATGTTAGAAACGTCACGTTCAAGTACAAGCGGAAAGCTGCTGGCGGAAGCGGAACTGGAAATGAACCAGGTGAAGAAGAGGTATCGCTCACTGTGCCTATTTTGACTATTGTCCCAATCCCCTATATCAGGATTGAAGAAATGACTATCCAGTTTACCGCAAATATCACGGAGCAACAAGAATATAAAAGTGCAAGCGCAAGTAGCGGAAGTGTGGCTACAGATACCACTATGAATTTTAAAGCTGGCGGATTTTTGTCACCTGTAAAATTCAATTTGAATGCTAAAGTGTCTACCCGGAACAATTGGAGTAGCAGTAATAGCAACAAAGTGAATACTTCCACCCAATACACAATTGATATTCAAGTCAAAGCTGTTCAGGACGAAATGCCAGCTGGCTTGGCAAAGGTGTTGAACATCATGGAAGAAGCGATTTTAGAGAAACCTGCTGCAGGTGGTGGCTCTTGA
- a CDS encoding DUF2589 domain-containing protein translates to MITPKFISDLLGAPMAAVVQAEAIAARATADFIKEVGFTKDTDAIDPDFGSIKNISFSYLRQNADGSAQTASITVPLLTIVPIPTLRVAQAVIELDLAITQPEETSTGGSNSKSNQAFGVAQPLRLKALFAKKPLPQSSNTGNSISGNMNVKITMEQAEPTIGMVQLLSILDNSKKE, encoded by the coding sequence ATGATTACTCCAAAATTTATTTCAGATCTCCTTGGTGCGCCAATGGCAGCGGTTGTGCAGGCAGAGGCTATTGCGGCAAGGGCCACGGCTGATTTTATCAAAGAAGTCGGCTTCACTAAGGATACAGATGCGATTGATCCTGATTTTGGATCCATCAAAAATATTTCCTTTTCTTATCTAAGACAAAATGCCGACGGAAGTGCACAAACCGCTTCTATCACTGTTCCCCTTTTGACTATTGTTCCCATTCCTACTTTGAGAGTTGCTCAGGCAGTAATTGAATTGGACTTGGCGATCACTCAGCCTGAAGAAACTTCAACTGGAGGATCAAATTCTAAGTCAAACCAAGCCTTTGGAGTTGCACAACCTTTACGACTTAAGGCGCTCTTTGCTAAAAAACCGCTTCCTCAGAGTTCAAATACGGGCAATTCAATTTCGGGGAATATGAATGTAAAAATCACCATGGAGCAAGCTGAGCCTACCATTGGAATGGTCCAGTTGCTAAGTATTTTAGATAATTCAAAAAAAGAATAA
- a CDS encoding pirin family protein — MRKIKRIHQAEYRPIADLITYSPLPTRSLQQIDPFIFLNHHGFQTYPKGNQGLPFGPHPHRGMETLTFILEGDIMHMDSSGHESVIGPGGVQYMTAGKGLIHAEISSKAFKQNGGDLEILQLWINLPAAKKMIAPNYIGLQKDQIPSFELDSGRVKVQQLFGQWNGVDGAFEGNIPLSMSTIYLKKDGKFEKEIPTSENIFFYIVRGKLKVNEELVNFRNLVEFENSNGIIQVEASEDAVLILGHAEPINEPMVAQGPFVMNTQQQIYEAYQDYQAGKFGTWNF; from the coding sequence ATGAGAAAAATCAAGCGAATTCATCAGGCTGAATACCGACCAATTGCAGATTTAATCACATACAGTCCTCTACCAACTCGGTCACTTCAGCAAATCGATCCTTTTATATTTCTTAATCACCACGGATTCCAAACTTACCCGAAAGGAAACCAAGGTTTACCTTTTGGGCCCCATCCCCATCGCGGGATGGAAACGCTAACTTTTATCCTCGAAGGAGACATTATGCACATGGATTCATCGGGACATGAATCTGTAATCGGTCCTGGAGGAGTGCAATATATGACGGCAGGAAAAGGGCTAATCCATGCTGAAATTTCAAGTAAAGCATTTAAGCAAAACGGAGGAGATCTTGAAATTCTTCAGCTTTGGATCAATCTCCCCGCAGCAAAAAAAATGATTGCTCCCAATTACATTGGACTTCAGAAAGACCAAATCCCTTCTTTTGAACTGGATAGTGGAAGGGTAAAAGTTCAACAACTTTTTGGACAGTGGAACGGAGTAGATGGAGCCTTTGAAGGAAATATTCCTTTATCTATGAGCACGATTTACCTGAAAAAAGACGGGAAGTTTGAAAAGGAAATCCCTACTTCGGAAAACATCTTTTTCTATATCGTCAGAGGAAAGCTAAAAGTCAATGAAGAATTGGTCAACTTCCGGAATTTGGTAGAATTTGAAAATTCAAATGGAATAATTCAGGTAGAAGCCTCGGAAGATGCAGTTTTGATCCTTGGACATGCAGAGCCAATTAATGAACCAATGGTCGCTCAAGGTCCTTTTGTCATGAATACACAACAGCAGATATACGAGGCCTATCAGGATTATCAAGCAGGTAAATTTGGGACTTGGAATTTCTAA